Genomic segment of Betaproteobacteria bacterium:
GGTTCAGCTCCTTCGCCAGGGCGAGGAGACGGTTCGTTTCGCCGGACATGGCCGAGACCACGACGACGACCTGGTGGCCATCCTTCACGAACCGCTCGACCCGGCGCGCGACCTCGCGGATGCGCTCGGGGCTGCCCATGGAGGTGCCGCCGTATTTCTGGACGATGAGGGACACGGGGATCTGCTTCTGGCGATTGATGCGGGAGCGCCATTTTACCCCGGCCGAGCGGGGAATGGTGCGCCGCACAATCCGCCGATCCGGCGGTGTCAGGCACCATGCCAGCGGCACCACGCCAGCGTGGAGCGGACTAGCGGGTATCGGTCGCGAGGACGCGCAAGTCCTCCGCGAAGACGCTCTTGGCCCGCGTCTCGCGCAGCTTGCCGAGAAAGGCCACCTTGATGGCGTCGTTGCCGGGCCAGACAGTCTCCAGCCAGTTCATCCCGGCGGCCGCGTACCCGGTGTACGCATAGCGGTTCATCTCCGCAGCCACGGCGGTGAGAACGCCCGTTTCGACATAGTCGTCCCACTTGATCTTGTCGGCCGAGCGCGCGCCCTTGATCTCGCGCAGCTTGGCCTGGATGTCCGTGGTGCGCGCCTTGCGGCTGGCGCCCGCGAACTCCCCGCACCTCTCCTTGAGCCAGGGGTTGGCCGTGGCCGCGGGCTGCGCGCAGACGGGCGGCGGCATGCCAGGCAGGCGCGTTCGCATCAGGTCCTGCGCGAACTGGAACCGCCCCTTGGGACTCACCTCCAGGACGACGACGGGGAAGTACGAACTGGAATACGGCGCGAACACGTTGGCCGAGGAGTCGTCGGCGGAAATCATCACGGGCGCCTTGCGCCCGGGCAGTTCGATGAAATCGGTGCCGCCCACGTTCCGGGCCGGATACACCGCAAGGCGCTTCACCTGCGGCTTGAGCCGGTACACGTAATGCGTGGTGCAGCAGTGCGCGCCTCCGGAGTAGCCGGAGAAATGCAGTAGCGGCTGGCCGCTGCCGTCCAGGTCGCGGCCGAGTGAGTGCAACGTGAATCTCTGCGTGGGCTCCACCAGTTCCTTCGCGTTCGATTGCCAGGCGAGCTTGCCCTTCGCGAAGACCACGACACGTTCCTGCGCCTCGACGGGATCCTTCGCCCCCTTCACCTTGGCGACGATGGCCTCGTACTCCTGGAACTCCTTGCTCGCCGCGGATTCGAGGCCCTGGGACTCGAGCCAGGCCTTGCTGTCGGGCGCGGTGGCGGGGGCGGCGGGAGGCGCGGCGACGACGGACAGGCCGGTGATGCAGGCGGCGAGGGCAGTCAGGACGCGGCGCATGAGAATTTCTCCAGGGATGGTGGCGGAGGGTGTGAGATTCGAACTCACGAACAGGTTACCCTGTTGCCGGTTTTCAAGACCGGTGCCTTAAACCGCTCGGCCAACCCTCCGAATTCGGAAATGAATTTTACCTTGAACGGCTCGATTGACCGGGATCAACTGCGGAACGTTGACAGGGGCAAGCGCTCCGCAGAAACCTATCGGTTAGGATATAATGCCCACGTTGTTCCTCGTCGGACCCTACCGCGTGATGGTATTTATCAACGACCACGGCCCGGCGCACGTGCACGCGATCGGCGCCAACGGCCATGCCAGGTTCCGGTTGGGGTCGGTTCCCGAAAACGTGATGTTGATGGAAACCCGCGGCATCCCCGTTGCCAGTCTTAGACGAATCGCGGTGGCTATCATGGACCGTCACAACGAGTGCCGGAAGAACCGGGAAAAGCACCATGGCAAGCAAAGCACAAATCGCCAAGGCCGTTGACGCTCGCCTCGCAGCGGCGGTTGCCGCCGGCGCGGAGCGCCGCAAGCGAGGAGACCTCGCCGTGTCGGTACGCTATGAGCCGCGACGGAAGCGACTCCACATCGAGCTTGCCTCGGGAGTTGCCGTGGATGTACCCGTCATCGCGGTGGAGGGATTGGCCGCCGCCAAGCCGATCGTGATCAGGAGGGTCGAGATTGTCGGCAAGGGCCATGGACTGTACTGGCCGAGCCTCGACCTCGACATCAGCGTGCCGGACCTCGTCGCGGGTTGTCTTGGCACGAAGACATGGATGACGGCGCTCGCGCGACAAGCCGGTCACGCGACGTCGCCCGCCAAGTCCGCCTCATCCCGGGCAAACGGCAGAAAGGGCGGGCGTCCACGAAAGGTCGAAGTCGCCCGCATGTCGGCAGCCGTGAAGCAAATCACCCAGCCAACGTCACGCAGCGATAACCCATTGTAGATACAGGCATTTTTTCGGCCAAGCCCATTCCCCGCCTTGCGCAGGGCCATTGCGCAAGACAATGCCTGTACTCTTGAAACTTCCGCTGCCAATCCCTACTCTAACCCTTGGTCAATCGTGACCGGCACTCATAACCGACTGGAGCCTGACTTATGCAAGAAGCCCCGATGATCACGCCCGCCTCGCCGACGCAGACGATTGCGCAGGCGCAGAACCGGGTCCTGCGCAACACCTACGCCCTGCTGGCCCTTTCGATGGTGCCGACGGTGCTGGGCGCGTGGATCGGCGTGCAG
This window contains:
- a CDS encoding DUF4160 domain-containing protein, which codes for MPTLFLVGPYRVMVFINDHGPAHVHAIGANGHARFRLGSVPENVMLMETRGIPVASLRRIAVAIMDRHNECRKNREKHHGKQSTNRQGR
- a CDS encoding DUF2442 domain-containing protein — encoded protein: MASKAQIAKAVDARLAAAVAAGAERRKRGDLAVSVRYEPRRKRLHIELASGVAVDVPVIAVEGLAAAKPIVIRRVEIVGKGHGLYWPSLDLDISVPDLVAGCLGTKTWMTALARQAGHATSPAKSASSRANGRKGGRPRKVEVARMSAAVKQITQPTSRSDNPL